One Streptomyces sp. CNQ-509 DNA window includes the following coding sequences:
- a CDS encoding glutamine amidotransferase, which yields MLRDEATLLAEIDGDPLIAVREVGAGRTAVFTSGMSAHWAPAGRTADLDVEAPRAAEPATPGTAMR from the coding sequence GTGCTGCGGGACGAGGCGACGCTGCTCGCGGAGATCGACGGCGACCCGCTGATCGCGGTACGCGAGGTGGGCGCGGGCCGGACGGCGGTCTTCACCTCCGGCATGTCGGCCCACTGGGCCCCGGCGGGACGCACTGCTGACCTGGACGTCGAAGCGCCCCGGGCCGCGGAGCCGGCGACCCCGGGGACGGCGATGCGGTAG
- a CDS encoding helix-turn-helix domain-containing protein, with translation MQSPDVRDPHWRVARSDELLRETQRQAERPGEPDLRRICDWLCRHIDAHVALVWSTGTVAATSAGFPRAVLSALATRLPGLGGGRGVVAGLEAGGLHLRLEALEPQPRPADPRARPAAPGGGGTGPRPPRPVLVVASAAPLAREPALLASDTARSALLLLRLNEAAAVHRNYQHKARQVRFAVLQALLAGDPDLARRMTTGAVPELLDARTLRVYLLQCPPGERDRLALVLQDPSGYHDRDLMVQCPVIREHLICLVSEDSDDDRAPAGRGAELCRLAAGSAGYAVGISAVHALEDTSQAYEQARHALAVARNLPGAVASYRGESPLAQLLPRPEAVEWARSFLRPLAGAPRLTPQILRVGLTVSRSGAARFLDVSRNTVAAHFRRAERLLGLDLDEVTSRALLHLALALADPPPPATARTGTAPTVCELIRARPAAAWAAAFLHPLDDTLRTTARAWVAANANAQRTARDLGISRNTVRARLRTAEALLNRDLLTTGFGSYDLVHAFAIAEGRAAVVREGFLRTS, from the coding sequence ATGCAGTCACCAGATGTCCGGGATCCGCACTGGCGTGTCGCGCGCTCCGACGAGCTGCTCCGTGAGACGCAGCGGCAGGCCGAGCGGCCCGGCGAACCCGACCTGCGCCGCATCTGCGACTGGTTATGCAGGCACATCGACGCCCACGTCGCGCTCGTCTGGAGTACGGGAACGGTGGCCGCGACCTCCGCGGGGTTCCCCCGCGCGGTGCTGAGCGCGCTGGCGACCCGGCTGCCCGGGCTCGGCGGGGGCCGGGGCGTGGTCGCCGGGCTGGAGGCCGGCGGTCTCCACCTGCGTCTCGAAGCCCTCGAACCGCAGCCCCGGCCGGCCGACCCCCGCGCCCGCCCGGCCGCCCCCGGTGGCGGCGGCACCGGTCCGCGGCCTCCGCGGCCGGTGCTGGTCGTCGCGAGCGCGGCGCCACTCGCCCGGGAGCCCGCCCTGCTCGCCTCCGACACAGCCCGCTCCGCCCTGCTCCTGCTGCGCCTGAACGAAGCCGCAGCGGTGCACCGCAACTACCAGCACAAGGCGCGGCAGGTACGCTTCGCCGTGCTCCAGGCGCTTCTGGCCGGTGACCCCGACTTGGCCCGCCGGATGACCACCGGAGCCGTCCCCGAGCTGCTGGACGCCCGTACCCTGCGCGTCTACCTCCTGCAGTGCCCGCCGGGCGAGCGGGACCGGCTCGCCCTCGTCCTCCAGGACCCCTCGGGCTACCACGACCGTGACCTCATGGTGCAGTGCCCGGTCATACGCGAGCACCTCATCTGCCTCGTCTCGGAAGACTCCGACGACGACCGCGCACCCGCGGGCCGGGGCGCGGAGCTGTGCAGGCTGGCGGCCGGCAGCGCCGGCTACGCCGTGGGCATCAGCGCCGTCCATGCGCTGGAGGACACCTCACAGGCGTACGAACAGGCCAGACACGCGCTCGCCGTAGCCCGGAACCTGCCCGGCGCCGTGGCGTCCTACCGCGGCGAGTCACCCCTCGCGCAGCTCCTGCCCCGGCCGGAAGCGGTGGAGTGGGCGCGCTCCTTCCTCCGTCCCCTGGCCGGCGCGCCCAGGCTCACCCCGCAGATCCTGCGGGTCGGGCTGACCGTGTCCCGCTCGGGGGCCGCCCGGTTCCTCGACGTCAGCCGGAACACGGTCGCGGCACATTTCAGACGCGCCGAGCGCCTGCTCGGCCTCGACCTCGACGAGGTCACCTCCCGGGCCCTGCTCCACCTCGCGCTTGCCCTGGCGGACCCTCCACCCCCGGCCACGGCCCGCACCGGCACCGCGCCCACCGTCTGCGAGCTGATCCGAGCGCGGCCCGCGGCGGCCTGGGCGGCGGCGTTCCTGCACCCGCTGGACGACACCTTGCGCACCACCGCACGGGCCTGGGTCGCCGCCAACGCCAACGCCCAGCGCACCGCCCGCGACCTGGGCATCAGCCGCAACACCGTCAGGGCGCGGCTGCGCACCGCCGAGGCCCTGCTCAACCGGGACCTGCTCACCACCGGTTTCGGCAGCTACGACCTCGTCCACGCCTTCGCCATCGCGGAAGGGCGTGCGGCGGTCGTCCGTGAAGGATTCCTGAGAACCTCCTGA